In Salvelinus alpinus chromosome 22, SLU_Salpinus.1, whole genome shotgun sequence, one genomic interval encodes:
- the LOC139549093 gene encoding G-protein coupled receptor 4-like — MLSVKITMHLQNMRTMCNISFCNVDSKIDQYFQPTLYIIVIVLGLPTNCMALWAAYLQVKQKNELGIYLINLSVADLLYIGTLPLWIDYFLQHDDWIHGQNSCKLFGFIFYTNIYVSIAFLCCISIDRYLAVAYPLKFAKVRRVKTAVLVSSVVWTIEIVANSAPLFHDELFQDRFNHTFCFEKYPMQDWVAGMNLYRTFLGFLVPWLLMLGAYRGILRAVRGNVSTECHEKAKIKRLALSLILIVLLCFGPYHVLLLCRSILFLQKPCNCGAEEDLFAAYHVALALTSLNCVADPILYCFVNEGARHDVGHALTTLLGVFKRKSPSPADALTAGSVTLETPLSTKKQLGLYSEVKASTYKTELVALKEECLQMTILSVKK; from the coding sequence ATGCTTAGTGTCAAAATAACAATGCACCTACAGAATATGAGGACAATGTGCAACATTTCCTTCTGCAATGTGGACTCAAAGATCGACCAGTACTTCCAGCCTACGCTGTACATCATTGTCATCGTCCTGGGCCTGCCCACCAACTGCATGGCTCTGTGGGCGGCTTACTTGCAGGTGAAGCAGAAAAACGAGCTGGGCATCTACTTGATCAACCTCTCCGTGGCTGACCTCCTCTACATCGGCACCCTGCCCCTATGGATCGACTACTTCCTCCAGCACGACGACTGGATTCACGGCCAGAATTCCTGCAAGCTATTCGGATTCATTTTCTACACCAACATCTACGTCAGCATCGCCTTCCTCTGCTGCATCTCCATCGACCGATACCTGGCCGTGGCCTACCCGCTCAAATTCGCCAAAGTCCGGCGGGTCAAAACCGCCGTGCTGGTCAGTTCCGTGGTGTGGACCATCGAGATAGTGGCCAACTCTGCACCCCTCTTCCACGATGAGCTCTTCCAGGACCGTTTCAACCACACCTTCTGCTTCGAGAAGTACCCCATGCAAGACTGGGTGGCGGGCATGAACCTTTACCGGACCTTTCTGGGTTTCCTGGTTCCCTGGCTGCTCATGCTGGGTGCTTACCGGGGCATTCTGCGGGCGGTGCGCGGCAATGTGTCCACGGAGTGTCACGAGAAGGCCAAGATCAAGCGCCTAGCGCTGAGTCTAATCCTGATCGTATTGCTGTGCTTCGGGCCATACCACGTGCTCCTCCTGTGTCGCAGCATCCTCTTCCTCCAGAAGCCCTGCAACTGTGGCGCAGAGGAGGACCTGTTTGCAGCCTACCACGTGGCGCTGGCGCTcaccagcctgaactgtgtggcTGACCCCATCCTCTATTGTTTTGTTAACGAGGGCGCACGCCATGACGTTGGTCATGCGCTCACCACCCTGCTGGGGGTCTTCAAGCGGAAATCGCCCTCGCCAGCTGACGCACTGACAGCTGGATCTGTCACCTTGGAGACACCACTGTCCACCAAAAAGCAACTGGGCCTGTACAGCGAGGTCAAGGCCAGCACCTACAAGACAGAGCTGGTGGCCCTCAAAGAGGAGTGTCTTCAGATGACCATACTCAGTGTTAAGAAATGA